A region from the Arachis ipaensis cultivar K30076 chromosome B01, Araip1.1, whole genome shotgun sequence genome encodes:
- the LOC107645785 gene encoding uncharacterized protein LOC107645785, with translation MDSYRETYQHHINPIPGQTFWEVSESLKPQPPKIKRGPATVGKKDTQRGVVKRKKLADAAAKAKAAAAAQAKAAAKNTARAETNVVEDGLNAAQNLLSPNLQRLRGGQDTQRGVVKRKKLADAAAKAKAAAAAQAKAAAAAQAKAAAKNTTRAETNVVEDGQNAAKPDPNAEPDPNATDDANVGKDALADDDDTNVQPVEIELSQPIYSELEESQQAAEHLLMAL, from the exons ATGGACTCATATAGGGAGACATATCAGCATCATATTAATCCCATTCCTGGGCAGACTTTCTGGGAGGTTTCAGAATCTCTTAAGCCCCAACCTCCAAAGATTAAGAGGGGGCCAG CTACTGTGGGGAAAAAGGACACACAAAGAGGggttgtaaaaagaaaaaaactagcAGATGCTGCTGCAAAAGCCAAAGCTGCTGCTGCTGCACAAGCAAAAGCTGCCGCTAAGAATACAGCTAGAGCTGAAACTAATGTTGTTGAGGATGGTCTGAATGCTGCTCAGAATCTCTTAAGCCCCAACCTCCAAAGATTAAGAGGGGGCCAG GACACACAAAGAGGggttgtaaaaagaaaaaaactagcAGATGCTGCTGCAAAAGCCAAAGCTGCTGCTGCTGCACAAGCAAAAGCTGCTGCTGCTGCACAAGCAAAAGCTGCCGCTAAGAATACAACTAGAGCTGAAACTAATGTTGTTGAAGATGGTCAGAATGCTGCTAAACCTGACCCCAATGCTGAACCTGATCCGAATGCCACTGATGATGCCAATGTTGGTAAAGATGCTCTGGCTGATGATGATGACACTAATGTCCAACCAGTTGAAATTGAGCTTTCTCAACCAATTTACTCTGAACTAGAGGAGTCTCAGCAG GCTGCTGAA